Proteins encoded in a region of the Isoalcanivorax pacificus W11-5 genome:
- a CDS encoding acyl-CoA carboxylase subunit beta — protein MPVIESQLDTQSEEFRQNHAAVLEAVAECRAIENKVVEKSESQREKFEKRGKLLPHERVARLLDPGSPFLALQPLAGYMMHDDRDGTEAGGASIAGIGYVSGARVLLAASNSAIKGGTITPAGLRKSLRLQEIARENKLPIISLSESGGANLNYAAEIFVEGARTFANQARLSAMGIPQITVVHGNATAGGAYQPGLSDYCIMVRGQAKMFLAGPPLLKAATGEVATDEELGGAEMHATVAGTAEYVAENDADGIRIAREIMASLGWQDQITPAPKKDFLPPRYDAEELPGVVPADPRKPYDVREIIARIADNSDFLDFKNDWDGATVCGWIHMEGYPVGVIGNNGPITHQGAAKAAQFIQLCDQTNRPLLFLHNTTGFLVGTEPEQGGIIKHGSKMIQAVANARVPKISIVIGGSYGAGNYAMCGRGLDPRFIFAWPNSKVAVMGGQQAGMVLRIVAEQKQRAMGMEPDEKVLELLQQSTAQKLDSQSTALYGTAHMWDDGIIDPRDTRKVVAFVLDICREAQRRPLNTNTFGVARL, from the coding sequence ATGCCAGTCATTGAGTCCCAGCTCGATACCCAGAGCGAGGAATTCCGCCAGAACCATGCGGCCGTGCTGGAGGCCGTCGCGGAATGCCGTGCCATTGAAAACAAAGTAGTGGAGAAATCCGAAAGCCAGCGGGAGAAATTCGAGAAAAGAGGCAAGCTGCTGCCCCATGAGCGCGTGGCCCGCCTGCTGGACCCCGGCTCCCCCTTCCTGGCCCTGCAACCGCTGGCCGGCTACATGATGCATGACGACCGCGACGGCACCGAGGCCGGCGGCGCCAGCATCGCCGGCATCGGCTATGTATCCGGTGCACGTGTGCTGCTGGCGGCCAGCAACTCGGCCATCAAGGGCGGCACCATCACCCCGGCCGGCCTGCGCAAAAGCCTGCGGCTGCAGGAGATCGCGCGTGAGAACAAACTGCCGATCATTTCCCTGTCAGAATCCGGCGGCGCCAACCTGAACTATGCCGCTGAGATTTTTGTCGAGGGCGCACGTACTTTCGCCAACCAGGCACGGCTTTCCGCCATGGGCATTCCACAAATCACCGTGGTGCACGGCAATGCCACCGCAGGGGGGGCCTACCAGCCCGGTCTGTCCGATTACTGCATCATGGTGCGCGGCCAGGCGAAGATGTTTCTGGCCGGCCCGCCGCTGCTGAAAGCCGCCACCGGCGAGGTCGCCACCGATGAAGAGCTGGGTGGTGCAGAGATGCACGCCACGGTCGCGGGCACGGCGGAATATGTGGCGGAAAACGACGCCGACGGCATTCGTATTGCCCGGGAAATCATGGCCAGCCTGGGCTGGCAGGACCAGATCACGCCGGCGCCGAAAAAGGACTTCCTGCCCCCGCGGTACGATGCAGAAGAACTGCCCGGCGTGGTGCCAGCGGACCCGCGCAAGCCCTACGATGTACGCGAGATCATTGCCCGCATCGCCGACAACTCCGACTTCCTGGACTTCAAGAACGACTGGGACGGCGCCACCGTGTGTGGCTGGATTCACATGGAAGGCTATCCGGTGGGCGTGATCGGCAACAACGGCCCCATCACCCACCAGGGCGCCGCCAAGGCTGCGCAGTTCATCCAGTTGTGCGACCAGACCAATCGCCCGCTGCTGTTCCTGCATAACACCACCGGCTTCCTGGTCGGCACCGAGCCGGAACAGGGCGGCATCATCAAGCATGGCTCCAAGATGATCCAGGCGGTGGCCAATGCCCGCGTACCGAAGATCAGCATTGTCATCGGCGGCTCCTACGGCGCCGGCAACTACGCCATGTGCGGCCGGGGCCTGGACCCGCGCTTCATCTTTGCCTGGCCGAACAGCAAGGTGGCGGTGATGGGCGGCCAGCAGGCCGGCATGGTGCTGCGCATCGTGGCCGAGCAGAAACAGCGCGCCATGGGCATGGAGCCGGATGAAAAAGTACTTGAGCTGCTGCAGCAGAGCACCGCGCAAAAGCTCGACAGCCAGTCCACTGCACTGTACGGCACCGCCCACATGTGGGACGACGGCATCATCGACCCGCGCGATACGCGCAAGGTCGTGGCATTCGTGCTCGATATCTGCCGCGAGGCGCAACGCCGCCCGCTCAATACCAATACCTTCGGCGTCGCCCGCCTCTGA
- a CDS encoding DUF445 domain-containing protein: protein MLESMFSHPDFWKYVSIPVLAGVIGWVTNWMAVQMTFYPLQFIGIRPFFGWQGIIPSKAEKMSGILVDQTLSKIGSIDEFFQQMEPEKIAAHLTRSVQSRIEEYTDEVMTERNAVLWENLPLLVRRRVYNRARRVVPEVMDNIVDDISKNVEELVDLKYMIGSQMREDRALMVKMFREVGDPEFRFVINSGFYFGFLFGLLQIPFVLYLPGNWVMPVFGFIIGIATNWVALNVIFRPLNPVRVGPFRVQGLFLKRQKDVAESFARLTTTEVVTLRNIMYQVINGPRADRTKALIKRHMRPLLEGGVVRTAAQLTVGPGGYADLKKAVEEKAVDLAVLPFEDPQFNRERGAIVERIMRERMCELSSEEFQALLRPAFQEDEWILILVGGVLGMAAGFIQLFLVFGMS from the coding sequence ATGCTGGAATCGATGTTTTCGCATCCCGACTTCTGGAAGTATGTCAGTATCCCTGTGCTTGCCGGTGTCATTGGTTGGGTCACCAACTGGATGGCCGTGCAAATGACCTTCTATCCGTTGCAGTTCATCGGTATCCGTCCGTTTTTCGGCTGGCAGGGGATTATCCCGTCCAAGGCCGAGAAGATGTCCGGCATCCTGGTCGACCAGACGCTCTCCAAGATCGGCAGTATCGATGAGTTCTTCCAGCAGATGGAGCCGGAAAAGATCGCCGCCCATCTGACCCGCAGTGTGCAGAGCCGCATCGAGGAATACACCGATGAGGTCATGACCGAGCGCAACGCAGTGCTGTGGGAAAACCTGCCGCTGCTGGTGCGTCGCCGGGTCTACAACCGGGCCCGCCGTGTGGTGCCCGAGGTGATGGACAACATCGTCGATGACATCAGCAAGAACGTCGAAGAGCTGGTCGATCTCAAGTACATGATCGGCTCACAGATGCGAGAAGACCGCGCATTGATGGTGAAGATGTTCCGTGAAGTCGGTGATCCGGAGTTCCGCTTCGTGATCAATTCCGGCTTCTATTTCGGCTTCCTGTTCGGTCTGCTGCAGATTCCATTCGTGCTGTACCTGCCGGGTAACTGGGTCATGCCGGTGTTCGGTTTCATCATTGGTATCGCCACCAACTGGGTGGCACTGAACGTGATTTTCCGGCCATTGAACCCAGTCAGGGTAGGGCCTTTCCGGGTGCAGGGCCTGTTCCTGAAGCGGCAGAAGGATGTGGCAGAGAGTTTCGCCCGCCTGACCACCACGGAAGTGGTGACGCTGCGCAACATCATGTATCAGGTGATCAATGGACCGCGTGCCGACCGGACCAAGGCGCTGATCAAACGGCACATGCGGCCGTTGCTGGAAGGCGGGGTGGTGCGCACGGCAGCCCAGCTGACAGTCGGGCCGGGAGGCTATGCCGACCTGAAAAAGGCGGTGGAAGAAAAGGCCGTCGACCTGGCGGTGCTGCCTTTCGAGGACCCGCAGTTCAACCGTGAACGCGGGGCCATCGTCGAGCGCATCATGCGTGAGCGCATGTGCGAGCTGTCCTCGGAAGAGTTCCAGGCCCTGTTGCGGCCTGCATTCCAGGAAGACGAGTGGATTCTGATTCTGGTCGGTGGTGTGCTTGGCATGGCTGCCGGCTTCATCCAGTTGTTCCTGGTTTTCGGGATGAGCTGA
- a CDS encoding long-chain-acyl-CoA synthetase gives MSNADVITLPKLLARLPMVFANLPGLVKGSKMGKFSDPDKPIGLGLAIQRATEMNPNGVAVIYQDTQLTYRQFNAWANRIADYLSSIGLKKGDSIAVDIENRPELLATVVGAAKIGVCSALINTSQRGKVLVHSFNLVQPKAALIGAELTDAIDEVRDQLELAADRFYCWADQDTLEDAGSVPEGYRNIAEAIRDCSSENPEQASHIFLKDPLFYIYTSGTTGLPKAVVFNHGRWQKAYGAFGFAAVRLNKHDRMYSTLPFYHATGMVISWASAIAAGAGLVLARKFSASRFWEDVRKYDCTAFAYVGELCRYLNEQPGKPNDRDNRVHVIVGNGLRPSIWKQFKDRFGIERVVELYASSEGNVAFTNVFNFDNTVGFSPVSYAIVKYDKEREEPIRGNDGFLIKVGKGEAGLLIGEITDKTPFDGYTDKEKTEKSILRNVFVKGDAYFDTGDMMRDIGFKHAQFVDRLGDTFRWKGENVSTTEVEQILDGAEGVVETVVYGVEIPNTNGRAGMAEIRLDTGHEQFDFQALCDYLQRELPPYAIPVFLRIANHPVDTTGTFKHQKNKLKEEKYDLGKHEDPVYVLLPGERCYQRLTTEIQQGIDGGQYRF, from the coding sequence ATGAGCAACGCCGACGTCATTACGTTGCCCAAGCTGCTTGCCCGCTTGCCCATGGTGTTTGCAAACCTGCCCGGCCTCGTCAAAGGGTCCAAGATGGGCAAGTTTTCCGACCCGGACAAACCTATCGGCCTGGGCCTGGCCATCCAGCGGGCCACCGAGATGAACCCCAACGGCGTTGCCGTGATCTACCAGGACACCCAACTGACCTACCGCCAGTTCAATGCCTGGGCCAACCGGATTGCAGACTATCTGTCCTCCATCGGCCTGAAAAAAGGCGACTCCATCGCGGTGGATATCGAGAACCGCCCGGAGCTTCTGGCCACGGTCGTCGGCGCTGCCAAGATCGGTGTCTGCTCGGCGCTGATCAATACTTCCCAGCGCGGCAAGGTGCTGGTTCACAGCTTCAACCTGGTACAGCCGAAAGCAGCCCTGATCGGTGCCGAACTCACCGACGCTATTGATGAAGTGCGCGACCAGCTTGAACTGGCCGCTGACCGCTTCTACTGCTGGGCCGACCAGGACACCCTGGAAGATGCCGGCAGCGTACCGGAAGGCTACCGCAACATCGCCGAGGCGATCCGCGACTGCTCTTCGGAAAACCCGGAACAGGCCAGCCATATCTTCCTGAAAGATCCGTTGTTCTACATCTATACCTCAGGCACCACCGGCCTGCCGAAAGCGGTTGTGTTCAACCACGGCCGCTGGCAGAAAGCCTACGGTGCATTCGGCTTCGCCGCAGTGCGCCTGAACAAGCATGACCGCATGTACTCCACCCTGCCGTTCTATCATGCTACCGGCATGGTGATCAGCTGGGCCTCGGCCATCGCCGCAGGCGCTGGCCTGGTGCTGGCGCGCAAATTCTCGGCCAGCCGCTTCTGGGAAGACGTGCGCAAATACGACTGCACCGCGTTCGCCTACGTAGGCGAGCTGTGCCGCTACCTGAACGAGCAGCCGGGCAAACCGAATGACCGTGACAACCGTGTCCATGTGATCGTCGGCAACGGCCTGCGGCCAAGCATCTGGAAACAGTTCAAGGACCGCTTCGGTATCGAGCGTGTCGTCGAACTGTACGCCTCCTCTGAAGGCAACGTCGCCTTCACCAACGTGTTCAACTTCGACAACACGGTGGGTTTCTCCCCGGTCAGCTATGCCATCGTGAAGTACGACAAGGAACGCGAAGAGCCCATTCGCGGCAACGATGGCTTCCTGATCAAGGTCGGCAAAGGTGAAGCCGGCCTGCTGATCGGCGAAATCACCGACAAGACGCCGTTTGACGGCTACACCGACAAGGAAAAGACAGAGAAATCGATCCTGCGCAACGTGTTCGTCAAGGGCGATGCCTATTTCGACACCGGCGACATGATGCGTGACATCGGCTTCAAGCACGCCCAGTTCGTTGATCGTCTCGGCGACACCTTCCGCTGGAAAGGCGAGAACGTCTCCACCACGGAAGTGGAACAGATTCTTGACGGCGCCGAAGGTGTGGTCGAAACCGTCGTGTACGGGGTGGAAATCCCGAACACCAATGGCCGTGCCGGCATGGCCGAGATACGCCTGGATACCGGGCACGAGCAGTTCGACTTCCAGGCCCTGTGCGACTACCTGCAGCGCGAGCTGCCACCGTACGCGATCCCGGTCTTCCTGCGCATCGCCAACCATCCGGTGGACACCACCGGCACCTTCAAGCACCAGAAGAACAAGCTGAAAGAAGAGAAGTACGATCTGGGCAAGCATGAAGATCCTGTCTATGTCCTGCTGCCAGGTGAGCGCTGTTACCAGCGCCTGACCACCGAGATCCAGCAAGGCATCGACGGCGGCCAGTACCGCTTCTGA
- a CDS encoding SDR family oxidoreductase → MGYRSVFRPDLFAGRNIIVTGGGSGIGRCTAHELASLGARVVLIGRKEDKLKNVAAEITEDGGQAIWFTCDIREEEAVKNTVADVYKAVEVVHGLVNNAGGQFPSPLALISQKGWETVVRTNLTGGFLMAREVFMQGMNRNGGSIVNIIADMWGGMPGMGHSGAARAGMDNFTKTAAFEWGCTGVRVNAVAPGWIASSGMDTYPESFKSTIRTLRAAVPLKRMGEEAEVSAAICFLLSDAAAFISGDTLRIDGAASQGNIAIFPLPDHQHSKPFDGFHRAVKPALFNEDSDDASH, encoded by the coding sequence ATGGGTTATCGCTCCGTATTTCGTCCTGACCTGTTTGCCGGACGCAACATCATCGTGACCGGCGGCGGCAGTGGCATCGGCCGTTGCACCGCGCACGAACTCGCCAGCCTCGGTGCACGCGTCGTGCTGATTGGCCGCAAGGAAGACAAACTGAAAAACGTCGCGGCAGAAATAACCGAAGACGGGGGCCAGGCCATCTGGTTCACCTGTGATATCCGCGAAGAAGAAGCCGTAAAAAATACCGTCGCGGACGTCTACAAGGCGGTCGAAGTGGTACACGGCCTGGTCAATAATGCCGGCGGGCAGTTCCCCTCCCCGCTCGCGCTGATCAGCCAGAAGGGCTGGGAAACCGTGGTACGCACCAACCTGACGGGCGGCTTTCTGATGGCGCGCGAAGTGTTCATGCAGGGCATGAACCGGAATGGCGGCAGCATCGTCAATATCATTGCCGACATGTGGGGCGGCATGCCCGGCATGGGGCACTCCGGCGCGGCACGGGCCGGCATGGACAACTTCACCAAGACCGCTGCGTTTGAGTGGGGCTGCACCGGCGTACGCGTCAACGCGGTAGCGCCAGGCTGGATTGCCTCCAGCGGCATGGACACCTACCCGGAAAGCTTCAAATCCACCATCCGCACCCTGCGCGCCGCCGTCCCGCTGAAACGCATGGGCGAGGAAGCCGAGGTATCCGCCGCGATCTGTTTTCTGTTGTCCGATGCAGCGGCCTTTATCAGCGGCGACACCCTGCGTATCGACGGCGCGGCCTCCCAGGGCAATATCGCCATCTTCCCGCTGCCGGATCACCAGCACAGCAAACCCTTCGACGGCTTCCACCGCGCGGTGAAGCCGGCCCTGTTCAACGAGGACAGCGACGATGCCAGTCATTGA
- a CDS encoding enoyl-CoA hydratase/isomerase family protein: MALPETETLLLEQDGPVLHVTLNRPESRNAMSLGMVNELMAVFDAVADDDTVRAIVLRGTGGHFCAGGDIKDMAGARARAAGGDADAFYALNRRFGEMITRANVQPQVIVAVLEGAVLGGGFGLACVSDVAIAADDAQFGLPETGLGVIPAQIAPFVVQRIGLTQARRLALTGARFNGVEAARLGIAHEAVPATDIDTRLADTLKQIRRCAPHANRVTKQLVLNTLSQPLSDVLDQAAHDFASAVASAEGAEGTMAFVQKRLPQWAE, translated from the coding sequence ATGGCATTGCCAGAGACCGAAACATTGTTGCTGGAGCAGGACGGGCCAGTGTTGCATGTGACGCTGAATCGTCCGGAAAGCCGCAACGCAATGAGCCTGGGCATGGTCAACGAACTGATGGCAGTGTTCGATGCCGTCGCGGACGATGACACGGTACGCGCCATAGTATTGCGCGGCACCGGCGGGCATTTCTGTGCCGGCGGTGACATCAAGGACATGGCCGGCGCCCGCGCTCGCGCGGCCGGCGGCGATGCCGATGCCTTTTATGCATTGAACCGCCGCTTCGGCGAGATGATTACCCGCGCCAACGTGCAGCCACAGGTCATCGTCGCTGTGCTGGAAGGTGCCGTGCTCGGTGGCGGCTTCGGCCTGGCCTGTGTATCGGATGTAGCCATCGCCGCCGACGATGCGCAGTTCGGCCTGCCGGAAACCGGCCTCGGCGTGATTCCCGCGCAGATTGCGCCGTTCGTGGTGCAGCGCATCGGGCTCACCCAGGCGCGCCGGCTGGCGCTGACCGGCGCGCGCTTCAACGGCGTCGAAGCCGCCCGTCTCGGCATCGCCCATGAAGCCGTACCCGCCACCGACATCGACACCCGCCTGGCGGACACGCTCAAGCAGATCCGCCGCTGCGCACCGCATGCCAACCGCGTCACCAAACAGCTGGTGCTCAACACCCTGAGCCAACCACTGAGTGACGTACTGGACCAGGCCGCACACGACTTCGCCAGCGCCGTGGCCAGCGCCGAAGGTGCCGAAGGCACCATGGCGTTTGTACAGAAACGACTCCCCCAATGGGCTGAATAA
- a CDS encoding acyl-CoA dehydrogenase family protein: MLFTQEHEELRRTVRNFVEKEINPYVDEWENSPPFPAHELFKKLGNLGLLGISKPVEYGGMGLDYTYSIVASEEFGGIRCGGVPMAIGVQTDMATPALARFGSDELRREFLAPAIAGDMVASIAVSEPHAGSDVANIKTTARKDGDDYVINGTKMWITNSTQNDFFCLLANTGDGPKHMNKSLIVVPKKTPGISVSEPLNKLGMRSSDTAQVFFDDVRVPQRYCIGQEGMGFMMQMMQFQEERLFAAANSLRGMDVAIAETIDYCRTRQVFDMPLIDNQVVHFRLAELKSEVELLRALIYQASEEYVNGKDVLQKASIAKLKAGRLAREVYDSCLQYWGGQGFMWDSMVARGYRDCRLGSIGGGADEIMLGIICKTMDILPGKKKK; encoded by the coding sequence ATGCTGTTTACACAAGAACATGAAGAACTGCGCCGTACGGTCCGCAACTTCGTCGAGAAAGAAATCAATCCGTATGTGGACGAGTGGGAAAACAGCCCGCCCTTCCCTGCCCATGAGCTGTTCAAGAAACTCGGCAACCTGGGCCTGCTCGGCATCAGCAAGCCGGTGGAATACGGCGGCATGGGCCTGGATTACACCTATTCCATCGTGGCCTCGGAAGAATTCGGTGGCATCCGCTGCGGCGGTGTGCCGATGGCCATCGGCGTGCAGACCGACATGGCCACCCCGGCGCTGGCACGCTTCGGCTCAGACGAACTGCGCCGCGAGTTCCTGGCCCCGGCCATCGCCGGCGACATGGTGGCCTCCATTGCCGTGAGCGAACCCCACGCCGGCTCCGACGTGGCCAACATCAAGACCACCGCCCGCAAGGACGGCGATGACTACGTCATCAACGGCACCAAGATGTGGATCACCAACTCGACCCAGAACGATTTCTTCTGTTTGCTGGCGAATACCGGCGACGGTCCGAAACACATGAACAAATCGCTGATCGTCGTACCGAAGAAAACGCCGGGCATTTCAGTCTCCGAACCGCTGAACAAGCTGGGCATGCGCTCCTCGGATACCGCACAGGTATTTTTTGACGACGTGCGCGTACCGCAACGCTACTGCATTGGCCAGGAAGGCATGGGCTTCATGATGCAGATGATGCAGTTCCAGGAAGAGCGCCTGTTCGCTGCCGCCAACAGCCTGCGCGGCATGGACGTGGCGATTGCCGAAACGATCGACTACTGCCGCACCCGCCAGGTGTTCGACATGCCCCTGATCGACAACCAGGTGGTGCACTTCCGTCTGGCCGAGCTGAAATCCGAAGTCGAACTGCTGCGCGCACTGATCTACCAGGCCAGCGAAGAATACGTCAACGGCAAGGACGTGCTGCAAAAAGCCTCCATTGCCAAACTCAAGGCCGGCCGGCTGGCGCGCGAAGTCTACGATAGCTGCCTGCAATACTGGGGCGGCCAGGGCTTCATGTGGGATTCCATGGTGGCCCGTGGCTACCGTGACTGCCGCCTGGGTTCCATCGGCGGCGGTGCCGACGAAATCATGCTCGGCATTATCTGCAAGACCATGGATATCCTGCCGGGCAAGAAAAAGAAATAA
- a CDS encoding diguanylate cyclase encodes MSTSIPSGTRLRMFDQALTRQIAFCLRRGLPLHLLAIELTNFPVLANVYGHALTRRMQQRLTQEIDRLKRAEDWQCAWGDGRMVFSLPDTSARGTRHLAQRLAQQLGQHSFRYNGDTLRFTVRLGLHSVAPQRDADLRQDSRKLIMRTLHTACHGAEPVNLSAAMQQALGQPDATYDAPVPATNPDGAPDTRQLRAMMRRLSEQQRLSLVDELLLASTRA; translated from the coding sequence ATGAGCACATCCATTCCGTCGGGCACACGCCTGCGCATGTTCGATCAGGCACTGACCCGGCAGATCGCCTTTTGCCTGCGGCGCGGCCTGCCGCTGCACCTGCTCGCCATTGAACTGACCAATTTTCCAGTGCTTGCCAATGTCTATGGCCACGCACTGACCCGTCGCATGCAGCAACGCCTGACACAGGAAATTGATCGACTGAAACGTGCAGAAGACTGGCAATGCGCCTGGGGTGACGGGCGCATGGTGTTCTCGCTGCCGGACACTTCCGCACGCGGCACGCGCCATCTCGCCCAACGGCTGGCGCAGCAACTGGGCCAGCACAGTTTCCGCTACAACGGCGACACGCTGCGCTTTACGGTACGCCTTGGCCTGCACAGTGTGGCCCCGCAGCGTGACGCAGACCTGCGCCAGGACAGCCGCAAACTGATCATGCGCACACTGCACACAGCCTGCCACGGCGCCGAGCCGGTCAACCTCAGTGCCGCGATGCAGCAAGCCCTCGGTCAACCCGACGCGACCTACGATGCGCCGGTGCCGGCAACCAACCCGGACGGTGCACCCGATACCCGGCAATTGCGCGCCATGATGCGTCGCCTGAGCGAACAACAACGCCTGAGCCTGGTGGACGAACTGTTATTGGCGTCGACACGGGCCTGA
- a CDS encoding acetyl/propionyl/methylcrotonyl-CoA carboxylase subunit alpha, which produces MADSTSVTVAFEKILIANRGEIACRVIRTARAMGYRTVAVFSDADRDALHVQLADEAVCIGPATVSQSYLNIDAILDAARKTGANAVHPGYGFLSENADFARTCAAADIVFIGPPVDAIHLMGSKRLSKIAMQDAGVPCIPGYEGAEQDDATLLREAERIGLPLMVKASAGGGGRGMRVVTDAADLPEQLRSARSEARNAFGSDELILERAVMRPRHVEIQVFGDHHGNVIHLGERDCSVQRRHQKVVEEAPSPAVDAALRERMGAAAVQAAKACRYVGAGTVEFLLADNGDFFFLEMNTRLQVEHPVTELITGQDLVAWQLRVARGETLPLTQEQVTLDGHAMEVRLYAEDPAAGFLPQTGPVLRWAPATGEGVRIDHGLREGYRVGSHYDPMLAKIIAWGPTREDARRRLIRAVEDTCLLGVQDNRRFLAAILRHPAFAAGDATTAFIGDEFAADNSLQTAHPTSRDWAVAATLISHAYSGTHTAPGWRSAGPAQQRLLLQQGEQKQDVLLGARHGHQLAVQVGEHTHQIIYPARDGRIDVDGVRYPLVAHHDGETMWLASHGQLWCFTDRTHALPESAGGAGSGKIRAPMDGAVLEVRCAEGDLVRKGQVLVLLEAMKIEHSLKADTDGTVATVSVSAGDQVKSKQILLSIATEEAETQA; this is translated from the coding sequence ATGGCCGACAGCACTTCCGTCACCGTTGCTTTTGAAAAGATCCTGATCGCCAATCGCGGCGAGATTGCCTGCCGCGTGATCCGTACCGCGCGCGCCATGGGTTACCGTACCGTGGCGGTTTTTTCCGACGCGGACCGCGACGCCCTGCATGTACAGCTGGCTGACGAAGCGGTTTGTATCGGCCCCGCCACCGTCAGCCAGTCGTATCTGAACATCGACGCGATTCTCGACGCCGCGCGCAAGACCGGCGCCAACGCCGTGCATCCCGGTTACGGATTCCTGTCCGAAAATGCCGACTTCGCCCGCACCTGCGCGGCGGCGGACATTGTCTTTATCGGCCCGCCGGTGGACGCCATTCACCTGATGGGCTCCAAACGCCTGTCAAAAATCGCCATGCAGGACGCTGGCGTGCCCTGCATTCCGGGTTACGAAGGCGCTGAGCAGGATGACGCCACACTGCTGCGCGAAGCGGAACGCATCGGCCTGCCGTTGATGGTCAAAGCCTCCGCCGGCGGCGGCGGCCGCGGCATGCGCGTGGTCACCGATGCGGCCGACCTTCCCGAGCAACTGCGCAGTGCACGCTCGGAGGCGCGCAACGCCTTCGGCAGCGACGAGCTGATTCTCGAGCGCGCGGTGATGCGTCCACGCCATGTTGAAATTCAGGTCTTCGGTGATCATCACGGCAATGTCATTCACCTCGGCGAACGTGACTGTTCCGTGCAGCGCCGCCACCAGAAAGTGGTCGAGGAGGCACCCTCGCCCGCCGTCGATGCCGCCCTGCGCGAACGCATGGGGGCGGCCGCCGTACAGGCAGCAAAAGCCTGCCGGTACGTCGGTGCCGGCACGGTGGAGTTCCTGCTCGCCGACAACGGCGATTTCTTTTTCCTGGAAATGAATACCCGCCTGCAGGTAGAGCATCCGGTCACCGAACTGATCACCGGGCAGGATCTGGTCGCCTGGCAGCTTCGCGTCGCGCGCGGTGAAACCCTGCCGCTGACACAGGAGCAGGTCACGCTCGATGGCCATGCCATGGAGGTGCGCCTGTACGCCGAAGACCCGGCCGCCGGCTTTCTGCCGCAAACCGGTCCGGTATTGCGCTGGGCACCGGCCACTGGCGAGGGTGTACGGATCGACCATGGCCTGCGCGAAGGCTACCGTGTCGGCAGCCACTACGACCCCATGCTGGCCAAGATCATCGCCTGGGGCCCCACCCGCGAGGACGCGCGTCGCCGCCTGATCCGCGCGGTGGAGGACACCTGCCTGCTTGGTGTACAGGACAACCGCCGCTTTCTGGCCGCCATATTGCGCCACCCGGCTTTTGCCGCTGGCGACGCCACCACCGCCTTTATCGGTGACGAGTTCGCGGCGGACAACAGCCTGCAAACCGCCCATCCGACAAGTCGCGACTGGGCAGTCGCAGCAACACTGATCAGTCACGCCTATAGCGGCACGCATACCGCACCCGGCTGGCGCAGTGCCGGTCCGGCGCAGCAGCGCCTGCTGTTGCAGCAAGGCGAACAAAAGCAGGACGTACTGCTGGGCGCACGCCATGGCCACCAGCTGGCCGTCCAGGTCGGCGAGCACACCCATCAGATCATCTACCCGGCCAGGGACGGGCGTATCGATGTGGACGGTGTGCGCTATCCGCTTGTCGCACATCACGACGGTGAAACAATGTGGCTGGCCAGTCACGGTCAGCTCTGGTGTTTCACCGATCGCACGCATGCATTGCCGGAATCCGCCGGCGGCGCCGGCAGCGGCAAGATCCGTGCGCCCATGGACGGCGCCGTGCTGGAAGTGCGCTGCGCGGAAGGTGACCTTGTGCGCAAAGGCCAGGTGCTGGTGTTGCTCGAGGCCATGAAAATCGAACACAGCCTCAAGGCCGATACCGACGGCACTGTCGCGACGGTCAGTGTCAGCGCTGGCGATCAGGTAAAAAGTAAACAGATACTGCTTTCGATAGCGACAGAAGAAGCCGAAACACAGGCCTGA
- a CDS encoding phasin family protein — translation MSDRKQDDLQKEDKSKSIRLGGGSLDLRKYTHQIWLAGLGAFAKAEEEGGRFFDALVDTGRDLESKTRDKSESRVEEIKERVRNRTGETMEKMEKAFDERLNKALSRLGIPNKREVEALQQRVQELTAALDEMSNSTPAEPGKGKTKGKG, via the coding sequence ATGTCAGACCGCAAGCAAGATGATCTGCAGAAAGAGGACAAGAGCAAATCCATCCGCTTGGGTGGGGGCTCCCTTGATCTGCGAAAGTACACGCACCAGATATGGCTGGCCGGTCTGGGCGCCTTCGCCAAGGCGGAGGAAGAAGGTGGCCGATTTTTTGATGCCCTGGTCGATACCGGGCGTGACCTTGAATCCAAGACCCGTGATAAATCCGAATCGCGGGTCGAGGAGATCAAGGAGCGCGTCCGCAACCGTACCGGGGAGACCATGGAAAAGATGGAAAAGGCGTTCGACGAGCGATTGAACAAGGCCTTGTCGCGTCTCGGAATTCCCAACAAGCGCGAAGTGGAAGCGCTGCAGCAGCGAGTTCAGGAACTCACCGCTGCGCTGGATGAAATGTCCAACTCCACGCCTGCGGAGCCTGGCAAGGGCAAAACCAAGGGCAAAGGGTAA